A single window of Emys orbicularis isolate rEmyOrb1 chromosome 18, rEmyOrb1.hap1, whole genome shotgun sequence DNA harbors:
- the TMEM203 gene encoding transmembrane protein 203 yields MLFSLRELVQWLGFATFEIFLHVLALLVFSVLLVLKVDSGGAELSWWQVFIPFFAADGLSTYFTTIVSVRLFQDGEKRLAVLRLFWILTILSLKFVFEMLLCQKLVEQTRELWYGLIMSPIFILLQLLMIRACRVN; encoded by the coding sequence atGCTGTTCTCGCTGCGGGAGCTGGTCCAGTGGCTGGGCTTTGCCACCTTCGAAATCTTCCTGCACGTCCTGGCGCTGCTGGTCTTCTCCGTCCTGCTGGTGCTGAAGGTGGATAGCGGCGGCGCGGAGCTGTCCTGGTGGCAAGTGTTCATCCCCTTCTTCGCTGCCGACGGCCTGAGCACTTACTTCACCACCATCGTCTCCGTGCGGCTCTTCCAGGACGGGGAGAAGCGCCTGGCCGTCCTTCGCCTCTTCTGGATCCTCACCATCCTGAGCCTGAAGTTCGTCTTCGAAATGCTTTTGTGTCAGAAACTAGTGGAGCAGACCAGGGAGCTCTGGTATGGACTCATTATGTCCCCCATCTTcatcctgctccagctcctcaTGATCCGAGCCTGCAGAGTGAACTGA